The Acuticoccus sediminis genome has a window encoding:
- a CDS encoding oxidoreductase has protein sequence MKTWLITGCSSGFGRRLALAAALRGDQVIATARNAKSLEEMAAPFAGRMITLPLDVTDAASAKAAVARADEAFGGFDVLVNNAGYGLFGAIEEGTPEEYRTMFEVNVFGLIETTRAALPVLRRKSGTIVNMSSGAGIAGSGGAGYYNAAKFAVEGLSEALAGELKPFGIKVMIVEPGPFRTDFLGRSIAMAANEMPEYAASSRRHYRETNNGNQAGDPDKAIAVILQAVDAEAPPLHLPLGPAAHAIAERKLAAFRSDIDAWRDISIATDFDQP, from the coding sequence ATGAAGACTTGGCTCATCACTGGCTGCTCGAGCGGCTTCGGCCGGCGCCTCGCCCTGGCCGCGGCACTGCGCGGCGATCAGGTCATCGCGACCGCTCGCAATGCCAAATCACTCGAAGAGATGGCGGCACCCTTCGCCGGCCGAATGATCACGTTGCCGCTCGACGTGACGGATGCGGCCTCCGCCAAGGCAGCGGTCGCCCGGGCGGACGAGGCTTTCGGCGGGTTTGACGTGCTCGTGAACAACGCCGGTTACGGGTTGTTCGGCGCGATCGAGGAAGGCACGCCCGAGGAGTATCGGACGATGTTCGAGGTGAACGTCTTCGGCCTGATCGAGACCACGCGAGCCGCTCTGCCTGTCCTGCGCCGCAAGAGCGGAACGATCGTCAACATGTCCTCCGGCGCCGGCATCGCGGGCAGCGGTGGAGCAGGTTACTACAATGCCGCCAAGTTTGCCGTGGAAGGCCTTTCGGAGGCGCTCGCAGGCGAGCTGAAACCGTTCGGCATCAAGGTGATGATTGTCGAACCTGGCCCGTTTCGCACTGATTTTCTGGGCCGCTCGATTGCGATGGCGGCCAACGAGATGCCGGAATATGCGGCGAGCTCGCGCAGGCACTATCGCGAAACCAACAACGGCAATCAGGCGGGCGATCCCGACAAGGCGATTGCGGTGATCCTGCAGGCGGTCGACGCCGAGGCGCCCCCGCTTCATCTGCCACTCGGCCCGGCCGCGCACGCGATCGCCGAGCGGAAGCTGGCCGCGTTCCGCAGCGATATTGACGCCTGGCGCGACATCTCGATCGCCACGGATTTCGACCAGCCCTGA